A region of the Polaribacter sp. L3A8 genome:
CGAGTGATTTTGAGGCACGAAAAATTGTATCGAGAACAATTTAATAACTTAAAGTTCGTATTCTCTTTACAAATTTTACTCTAATTGACAGAATTCCATCAAAATACACTATAGGTAAGCTAAAACCTATTTTAAACAAACCAAATCATTATAAATGAAAATTTTAAACATTATTTTAATACTGACATTAATCTTTTCTTGTGATAAAAAAACGGCAAAGGAGCAAAAAAATAAAACAACTACAAATGAAATAGTAAATGCTAAATTTCAAAAAATCATAGACTCAAATAATATTAGTGGCGCTATTCTTATTTACGACTTAAACAAAGATCTTTTTTACGCTAATGATTTTAAATGGGCAAAAACGGGTCGCTTACCTGCTTCTACTTTTAAAATTCCGAATTCTATGATTGCCTTAGAAACAAAAGTAGTAGACAACGATAGTACTTTGTTTAAATGGAATGGTGAAAAAAGAGCTTATAAAGTATGGGAACAAGATTTAATCTTAAAAGATGCTTTTAAATATTCTTGTGTACCGTGTTATCAGGAAATAGCTAGAAAAATAAGACAAAAAAGAATGAATGCCTATTTAGAAAAACTGAACTATCTAAATATGGATGTAAATTCTGAAAACTTAGATGTATTTTGGTTAGAAGGTGCTTCTAAAATTAATCAATTTGAACAAATAGATTTCTTAAAACGCTTTTACAAATCGGAACTTAAAATATCAAAGAGAACTGAAGATATTATGAGAAAAATACTTTTCATCGAAAAAAACGAAAAGTACACTTTATATGGTAAAACAGGGTTATCTGTTAGAAATAAGCAACAAAATGGTTGGTTTGTTGGTTATGCACAATCAAAAGAAAATACACTCTTTTTTGCAACCAATATATCTCCAAAAGAAACTACAGATATTAAGGGCTTCCCTAAATTAAGAAAAGAAATTACGTTGAAAGCTTTAGAACTAATAGAATAAAAACGCAGTAGTCTAAAATAAAAATAGCTTGAAAAATTTTCAAGCTATTTTATTCCATTATTTATATTTCGTCTTCTAAATCATCAACATCTAAATCTTCATCCTCGTCAAAAGAATCTTCATCTTCTGCATAATCTTCCATCGTTTGCTCTAGTTTAGAACTGATTTTAACAAGATACACAGTGTCTTCTGTCTTCACTTCTACCGCTTTTACAGTTTCTCCTTTTGCATTTTTAAAGGAAATAATGTCTTCATAGTCATATCCGTCAGGATACTTTTCTACCAACATATCTAATATGTCTGTAGTTAATTTTGCGTATTCTACGATTACTCTTTTCATTTTTATATTTTTTAATTATAAGTTAAAAATTAGCAATTCAGCTTTTATAATAAAAGCATCTGCAATGCTACATTTCTAATAAATAAGCAAAAATTAATGGAGCTACAATAGTAGCATCACTTTCTATGATAAACTTTGGCGTATCAATATCTAACTTACCCCAAGTAATTTTCTCATTGGGTACTGCTCCAGAATACGAACCATAACTTGTTGTAGAATCTGAAATCTGACAGAAATAACTCCAAAATGGTGTTTCTGGTTTTTCCATATCTTGATACAACATTGGCACCACACAGATAGGGAAATCTCCTGCAATTCCTCCTCCTATTTGAAAGAATCCAATTCCGTTTTCAGAATTATTTGTATACCAATCTGCAAGGAACGTCATGTACTCAATTCCAGATTTTACCGTACTTGCTTTTAACTCTCCTTTTAAAACGTAAGAAGCAAAAATATTACCCATAGTAGAATCCTCCCAACCTGGACAAATAATTGGCAAGTTTTTTTCTGCCGCTGCGTACATCCAAGAATCTTTAATATCTATCTCATAATATTGTTCTAATACACCAGATAACAATAATTTGTACATGTATTCATGTGGTAAGTAACGCTCTCCTTTTGCTTCTGCATCTTTCCATATTTTTACAATATGTTCTTGAATTCTTCTAAAAGCTTCTTCTTCTGGTATGCAAGTATCTGTAACTCTGTTTAATCCTTTTTCTAGTAAATCCCACTCGTCCTGTGGGGTTAAATCTCTATAATTAGGTACACGCTTGTAATGAGAATGTGCTACAAGATTCATAACATCTTCCTCTAAGTTTGCACCTGTACAAGAAACAATTTGTACTTTATCTTTACGAATCATTTCCGCAAAAATTTTCCCTAATTCGGCAGTACTCATTGCTCCCGCTAAAGAAACTAACATTTTAGATCCTTTGTTTAATTGTGCTTCGTACCCTTTTGCAGCATCTACTAAAGCTGCAGCGTTAAAGTGTAAAAAGTATTTTTCTATAAAATTTGTAATAGGTTTGCTCATTTTGTTTTTTTATTTTTTTGGAAGTTTTCTTACTTCAAATATATCTGTTCTTCTATCTTTTAAATTTCGTACGCTACCAAACTGGTTTAAATCCTTTAGTAAATCTAAATCTACATCCGCAATTAAAATCATTTCGGTATTTGTGGTTGCCTCTGCTTTAATTCCGTTTGCAGGAAAAGAAAAATCGCAAGGCGTAAACACCATAGATTGTGCGTACTGAATATCCATATTATTTACTTTTGGTAAATTACCAACACTACCAGCAATAGCTACGTAACACTCGTTTTCTATAGCTCTAGCTTGTGCACAATGACGTACTCTAGAATATCCATT
Encoded here:
- the blaOXA gene encoding class D beta-lactamase, giving the protein MKILNIILILTLIFSCDKKTAKEQKNKTTTNEIVNAKFQKIIDSNNISGAILIYDLNKDLFYANDFKWAKTGRLPASTFKIPNSMIALETKVVDNDSTLFKWNGEKRAYKVWEQDLILKDAFKYSCVPCYQEIARKIRQKRMNAYLEKLNYLNMDVNSENLDVFWLEGASKINQFEQIDFLKRFYKSELKISKRTEDIMRKILFIEKNEKYTLYGKTGLSVRNKQQNGWFVGYAQSKENTLFFATNISPKETTDIKGFPKLRKEITLKALELIE
- a CDS encoding deoxyhypusine synthase family protein, with protein sequence MSKPITNFIEKYFLHFNAAALVDAAKGYEAQLNKGSKMLVSLAGAMSTAELGKIFAEMIRKDKVQIVSCTGANLEEDVMNLVAHSHYKRVPNYRDLTPQDEWDLLEKGLNRVTDTCIPEEEAFRRIQEHIVKIWKDAEAKGERYLPHEYMYKLLLSGVLEQYYEIDIKDSWMYAAAEKNLPIICPGWEDSTMGNIFASYVLKGELKASTVKSGIEYMTFLADWYTNNSENGIGFFQIGGGIAGDFPICVVPMLYQDMEKPETPFWSYFCQISDSTTSYGSYSGAVPNEKITWGKLDIDTPKFIIESDATIVAPLIFAYLLEM